In the Natrinema sp. CBA1119 genome, TCCGCGACGGGGAGGTCGAGCTCCTCCTCGAGCGTCTCGCGTTCGTACTCGAGGACACGCGAACTGACGAGGAGACCGTTTTCGTTACCGGTTGCTAACGCACCGACCGTGGAGGAACCGCCGACAGTCGTCCGGACGGCGGGCACCTCGAGTTCGTCGGTCAGGTCGGCGACGACGTCGTCATCGACGTCCGGGCGAACGAGCACGCACGAGTCGGTCGCACGGGCGAAGACACCGACGTACGCCGACCCGGCGAAGGCGAGGCGTTGCAAGTTTAGTCGGCGACCTCGGCTTCGACGACGGCGTCACCCTCTTCGTCGAAGCGGGCTGCGCGGACGCGCAGCTTTCGCGGCGGGTTGGAGCGACCGTTCGACCAGATCGTCTCGTTGATCGAGGGATCCAGTCGGATGGCGTCCTCGTCGACCGCAAAGTGTTTCGCGAGGTGTTCGCGGATGAGTCGCATCGCGTAGTCGGCGGCCTCGTGGTTGGCTCCCTTCTTGACGTCGCGCAGCGGAACGGTGACGACGCGTTCCTCGAAATCAGTTGCACTCATCGTTATTCGTCGGTGTCGTTACGCCGCCAGTTGCGTCGCTTCGGGTTGCGCTGGACGTCCATGTCCGTCTTCATCATAACCCAGGCCGGCACGCGGCTGTTCTGGTTCTCGAGTTTGGCAAGTCGCTTCTTCTTGCCCTTCGATTTCTTACCCATAGTAGCCGGACGTAGCCCGCGGTGGCTTAAAATCTTGTCCATCTTGCAGGGATACCGCGGACAGCTACTCGCGAGACGATCGATCACCGCGAATCGCTATCCGATCGCAACCGAACCCGCCGCGACGAACCCGCAACGAGAGGTGTGGGAGGTATCGAGCCGCCGCTCGAGAACGCGCGTTACGCCCTCGCACATCGTCACGCTACGTTCGGTCGTGTCGGTCC is a window encoding:
- a CDS encoding 50S ribosomal protein L31e yields the protein MSATDFEERVVTVPLRDVKKGANHEAADYAMRLIREHLAKHFAVDEDAIRLDPSINETIWSNGRSNPPRKLRVRAARFDEEGDAVVEAEVAD
- a CDS encoding 50S ribosomal protein L39e; amino-acid sequence: MGKKSKGKKKRLAKLENQNSRVPAWVMMKTDMDVQRNPKRRNWRRNDTDE